From Primulina huaijiensis isolate GDHJ02 chromosome 15, ASM1229523v2, whole genome shotgun sequence, one genomic window encodes:
- the LOC140959215 gene encoding probable NOT transcription complex subunit VIP2 isoform X2 — MNNITSGGTQQAAGNLSSGRFASNNLPVAFSQISHNNAHGHSGMSSKGGMGVAGNQGYSSTNGGGGSVPGILPSSAATGNRMAVPGFGVSPVLGNAVPHISSSVGNIAGGGNIGRTINTGGGLSMPGFSSRINLSFNSSSGNLNVHGQSRLMGGMLQQASPQVLSMLSNSYPTAGGSLTHKHVQAVNNLGGMSMLNDVNSNDGAPFDVNDFPQLSSRPSSSGGPQGQLGSLRKQGLNPIAQQNQEFSIESEDFPALPGFKGGNGDYSIDLQPKDQLHDGSVSMMQPQHFSMAHSAGYNLGAIYSPFRQQQQQQQHVQSANGSATYLNINNQDLLHLHGSEMFPSPHPTFHSQSSGHPGLGLRPSNFPSSVSGTGSYDQLLQQYQQYHNPSRFFLQQMSRVDQSYRDQGNKLMQSSLAACDPFSLLGLLKVIRMSDPDLTALSLGMDLTTLGLNLNSAENLHKTFGSPWSDEPSKGDPEFTVPQCYYAKQPPPLSQAYFSKLQLDTLFYIFYSMPKDETQLYSANELYNRGWFYHKEHRLWFKRVTNMEPLIKMNSYERSSFICFDPNTWETIRKDNFVLDYEMLEKRPPLPQH, encoded by the exons ATGAATAACATTACTTCAGGAGGGACACAACAAGCTGCAGGAAACCTGTCTAGCGGGCGATTTGCATCAAATAATCTTCCAGTTGCGTTTTCTCAA ATATCTCACAACAATGCACATGGTCACTCAGGAATGTCTTCTAAAGGTGGTATGGGTGTTGCTGGAAACCAAGGCTATAGTAGCACTAATGGAGGTGGTGGTTCTGTTCCTGGAATTCTACCGTCCTCTGCTGCTACTGGTAATCGGATGGCTGTACCTGGTTTTGGTGTGTCTCCTGTTCTGGGAAATGCAGTGCCACACATTTCAAGCTCAGTGGGGAACATTGCTGGTGGCGGCAACATTGGCAGAACTATTAACACTGGTGGAGGACTATCGATGCCTGGGTTTTCTTCTCGCATAAATTTATCATTCAATAGTAGTTCTGGAAATCTAAATGTGCATGGGCAATCTAGGCTGATGGGTGGTATGCTTCAACAAG cttCCCCACAGGTGTTATCCATGTTGAGCAATTCTTACCCTACCGCCGGTGGCTCCTTAACTCACAAGCATGTTCAGGCTGTGAATAACCTTGGTGGTATGAGTATGTTAAACGATGTGAATTCCAATGATGGTGCCCCTTTTGATGTTAACGATTTCCCTCAGCTTTCTAGTCGTCCTAGTTCTTCTGGAGGTCCTCAAGGACAACTAG GGTCATTAAGGAAACAAGGTCTTAATCCTATAGCtcaacaaaatcaagaatttagCATTGAGAGTGAAGATTTTCCAGCCTTGCCTGGATTTAAAG GTGGAAATGGTGATTATTCTATTGATTTGCAACCGAAGGATCAACTACATGATGGTTCTGTTTCTATGATGCAGCCACAACATTTTTCT ATGGCGCATTCTGCTGGTTACAATCTGGGAGCAATATACTCTCCTTTTCGGCAACAACAACAGCAACAGCAACATGTTCAATCGGCAAATGGCAGTGCTACCTACTTGAATATTAACAATCAAGATCTACTCCATTTACATGGTTCCGAGATGTTTCCATCTCCACATCCAACCTTCCATTCACAG AGCAGTGGACACCCTGGCCTGGGATTGCGACCTTCTAATTTTCCAAGTTCAGTATCTGGCACAGGGTCATATGACCAGCTCTTGCAACAATATCAGCAGTATCATAATCCATCTCGTTTTTTCCTTCAGCAAATGTCTCGTGTTGACCAATCATACAGGGATCAAGGAAATAAATTAATGCAATCCTCACTGGCTGCTTGCGATCCATTTTCTTTGCTTGGTTTGTTAAAGGTCATAAGAATGAGTGATCCTGATTTGACGGCTCTTTCTCTTGGAATGGACCTAACTACTCTTGGACTGAACTTGAATTCTGCGGAAAATCTCCACAAGACATTTGGCTCCCCATGGTCAGATGAGCCTTCCAAGGGAGATCCTGAATTCACTGTGCCACAGTGTTATTATGCTAAGCAACCACCACCTCTAAGT CAAGCATacttctcaaagttacaattagacactttgttttatattttttatag TATGCCTAAGGATGAAACCCAGTTGTATTCAGCAAATGAATT GTATAACAGAGGTTGGTTCTATCACAAGGAGCACCGATTATGGTTCAAAAGGGTCACTAACATGGAGCCTCTTATCAAGATGAATTCATACGAGAGAAGTTCTTTTATTTGCTTTGATCCAAACACATGGGAGACAATACGCAAG GATAATTTTGTTCTCGATTATGAGATGCTGGAAAAAAGACCACCTCTGCCTCAACATTGA
- the LOC140959215 gene encoding probable NOT transcription complex subunit VIP2 isoform X1 produces the protein MPGSLGLRNTAMNNITSGGTQQAAGNLSSGRFASNNLPVAFSQISHNNAHGHSGMSSKGGMGVAGNQGYSSTNGGGGSVPGILPSSAATGNRMAVPGFGVSPVLGNAVPHISSSVGNIAGGGNIGRTINTGGGLSMPGFSSRINLSFNSSSGNLNVHGQSRLMGGMLQQASPQVLSMLSNSYPTAGGSLTHKHVQAVNNLGGMSMLNDVNSNDGAPFDVNDFPQLSSRPSSSGGPQGQLGSLRKQGLNPIAQQNQEFSIESEDFPALPGFKGGNGDYSIDLQPKDQLHDGSVSMMQPQHFSMAHSAGYNLGAIYSPFRQQQQQQQHVQSANGSATYLNINNQDLLHLHGSEMFPSPHPTFHSQSSGHPGLGLRPSNFPSSVSGTGSYDQLLQQYQQYHNPSRFFLQQMSRVDQSYRDQGNKLMQSSLAACDPFSLLGLLKVIRMSDPDLTALSLGMDLTTLGLNLNSAENLHKTFGSPWSDEPSKGDPEFTVPQCYYAKQPPPLSQAYFSKLQLDTLFYIFYSMPKDETQLYSANELYNRGWFYHKEHRLWFKRVTNMEPLIKMNSYERSSFICFDPNTWETIRKDNFVLDYEMLEKRPPLPQH, from the exons ATGCCAGGATCACTTGGGTTGAGGAATACTGCCATGAATAACATTACTTCAGGAGGGACACAACAAGCTGCAGGAAACCTGTCTAGCGGGCGATTTGCATCAAATAATCTTCCAGTTGCGTTTTCTCAA ATATCTCACAACAATGCACATGGTCACTCAGGAATGTCTTCTAAAGGTGGTATGGGTGTTGCTGGAAACCAAGGCTATAGTAGCACTAATGGAGGTGGTGGTTCTGTTCCTGGAATTCTACCGTCCTCTGCTGCTACTGGTAATCGGATGGCTGTACCTGGTTTTGGTGTGTCTCCTGTTCTGGGAAATGCAGTGCCACACATTTCAAGCTCAGTGGGGAACATTGCTGGTGGCGGCAACATTGGCAGAACTATTAACACTGGTGGAGGACTATCGATGCCTGGGTTTTCTTCTCGCATAAATTTATCATTCAATAGTAGTTCTGGAAATCTAAATGTGCATGGGCAATCTAGGCTGATGGGTGGTATGCTTCAACAAG cttCCCCACAGGTGTTATCCATGTTGAGCAATTCTTACCCTACCGCCGGTGGCTCCTTAACTCACAAGCATGTTCAGGCTGTGAATAACCTTGGTGGTATGAGTATGTTAAACGATGTGAATTCCAATGATGGTGCCCCTTTTGATGTTAACGATTTCCCTCAGCTTTCTAGTCGTCCTAGTTCTTCTGGAGGTCCTCAAGGACAACTAG GGTCATTAAGGAAACAAGGTCTTAATCCTATAGCtcaacaaaatcaagaatttagCATTGAGAGTGAAGATTTTCCAGCCTTGCCTGGATTTAAAG GTGGAAATGGTGATTATTCTATTGATTTGCAACCGAAGGATCAACTACATGATGGTTCTGTTTCTATGATGCAGCCACAACATTTTTCT ATGGCGCATTCTGCTGGTTACAATCTGGGAGCAATATACTCTCCTTTTCGGCAACAACAACAGCAACAGCAACATGTTCAATCGGCAAATGGCAGTGCTACCTACTTGAATATTAACAATCAAGATCTACTCCATTTACATGGTTCCGAGATGTTTCCATCTCCACATCCAACCTTCCATTCACAG AGCAGTGGACACCCTGGCCTGGGATTGCGACCTTCTAATTTTCCAAGTTCAGTATCTGGCACAGGGTCATATGACCAGCTCTTGCAACAATATCAGCAGTATCATAATCCATCTCGTTTTTTCCTTCAGCAAATGTCTCGTGTTGACCAATCATACAGGGATCAAGGAAATAAATTAATGCAATCCTCACTGGCTGCTTGCGATCCATTTTCTTTGCTTGGTTTGTTAAAGGTCATAAGAATGAGTGATCCTGATTTGACGGCTCTTTCTCTTGGAATGGACCTAACTACTCTTGGACTGAACTTGAATTCTGCGGAAAATCTCCACAAGACATTTGGCTCCCCATGGTCAGATGAGCCTTCCAAGGGAGATCCTGAATTCACTGTGCCACAGTGTTATTATGCTAAGCAACCACCACCTCTAAGT CAAGCATacttctcaaagttacaattagacactttgttttatattttttatag TATGCCTAAGGATGAAACCCAGTTGTATTCAGCAAATGAATT GTATAACAGAGGTTGGTTCTATCACAAGGAGCACCGATTATGGTTCAAAAGGGTCACTAACATGGAGCCTCTTATCAAGATGAATTCATACGAGAGAAGTTCTTTTATTTGCTTTGATCCAAACACATGGGAGACAATACGCAAG GATAATTTTGTTCTCGATTATGAGATGCTGGAAAAAAGACCACCTCTGCCTCAACATTGA
- the LOC140959215 gene encoding probable NOT transcription complex subunit VIP2 isoform X4 translates to MPGSLGLRNTAMNNITSGGTQQAAGNLSSGRFASNNLPVAFSQISHNNAHGHSGMSSKGGMGVAGNQGYSSTNGGGGSVPGILPSSAATGNRMAVPGFGVSPVLGNAVPHISSSVGNIAGGGNIGRTINTGGGLSMPGFSSRINLSFNSSSGNLNVHGQSRLMGGMLQQASPQVLSMLSNSYPTAGGSLTHKHVQAVNNLGGMSMLNDVNSNDGAPFDVNDFPQLSSRPSSSGGPQGQLGSLRKQGLNPIAQQNQEFSIESEDFPALPGFKGGNGDYSIDLQPKDQLHDGSVSMMQPQHFSMAHSAGYNLGAIYSPFRQQQQQQQHVQSANGSATYLNINNQDLLHLHGSEMFPSPHPTFHSQSSGHPGLGLRPSNFPSSVSGTGSYDQLLQQYQQYHNPSRFFLQQMSRVDQSYRDQGNKLMQSSLAACDPFSLLGLLKVIRMSDPDLTALSLGMDLTTLGLNLNSAENLHKTFGSPWSDEPSKGDPEFTVPQCYYAKQPPPLSV, encoded by the exons ATGCCAGGATCACTTGGGTTGAGGAATACTGCCATGAATAACATTACTTCAGGAGGGACACAACAAGCTGCAGGAAACCTGTCTAGCGGGCGATTTGCATCAAATAATCTTCCAGTTGCGTTTTCTCAA ATATCTCACAACAATGCACATGGTCACTCAGGAATGTCTTCTAAAGGTGGTATGGGTGTTGCTGGAAACCAAGGCTATAGTAGCACTAATGGAGGTGGTGGTTCTGTTCCTGGAATTCTACCGTCCTCTGCTGCTACTGGTAATCGGATGGCTGTACCTGGTTTTGGTGTGTCTCCTGTTCTGGGAAATGCAGTGCCACACATTTCAAGCTCAGTGGGGAACATTGCTGGTGGCGGCAACATTGGCAGAACTATTAACACTGGTGGAGGACTATCGATGCCTGGGTTTTCTTCTCGCATAAATTTATCATTCAATAGTAGTTCTGGAAATCTAAATGTGCATGGGCAATCTAGGCTGATGGGTGGTATGCTTCAACAAG cttCCCCACAGGTGTTATCCATGTTGAGCAATTCTTACCCTACCGCCGGTGGCTCCTTAACTCACAAGCATGTTCAGGCTGTGAATAACCTTGGTGGTATGAGTATGTTAAACGATGTGAATTCCAATGATGGTGCCCCTTTTGATGTTAACGATTTCCCTCAGCTTTCTAGTCGTCCTAGTTCTTCTGGAGGTCCTCAAGGACAACTAG GGTCATTAAGGAAACAAGGTCTTAATCCTATAGCtcaacaaaatcaagaatttagCATTGAGAGTGAAGATTTTCCAGCCTTGCCTGGATTTAAAG GTGGAAATGGTGATTATTCTATTGATTTGCAACCGAAGGATCAACTACATGATGGTTCTGTTTCTATGATGCAGCCACAACATTTTTCT ATGGCGCATTCTGCTGGTTACAATCTGGGAGCAATATACTCTCCTTTTCGGCAACAACAACAGCAACAGCAACATGTTCAATCGGCAAATGGCAGTGCTACCTACTTGAATATTAACAATCAAGATCTACTCCATTTACATGGTTCCGAGATGTTTCCATCTCCACATCCAACCTTCCATTCACAG AGCAGTGGACACCCTGGCCTGGGATTGCGACCTTCTAATTTTCCAAGTTCAGTATCTGGCACAGGGTCATATGACCAGCTCTTGCAACAATATCAGCAGTATCATAATCCATCTCGTTTTTTCCTTCAGCAAATGTCTCGTGTTGACCAATCATACAGGGATCAAGGAAATAAATTAATGCAATCCTCACTGGCTGCTTGCGATCCATTTTCTTTGCTTGGTTTGTTAAAGGTCATAAGAATGAGTGATCCTGATTTGACGGCTCTTTCTCTTGGAATGGACCTAACTACTCTTGGACTGAACTTGAATTCTGCGGAAAATCTCCACAAGACATTTGGCTCCCCATGGTCAGATGAGCCTTCCAAGGGAGATCCTGAATTCACTGTGCCACAGTGTTATTATGCTAAGCAACCACCACCTCTAAGT GTATAA
- the LOC140959215 gene encoding probable NOT transcription complex subunit VIP2 isoform X3, with protein sequence MPGSLGLRNTAMNNITSGGTQQAAGNLSSGRFASNNLPVAFSQISHNNAHGHSGMSSKGGMGVAGNQGYSSTNGGGGSVPGILPSSAATGNRMAVPGFGVSPVLGNAVPHISSSVGNIAGGGNIGRTINTGGGLSMPGFSSRINLSFNSSSGNLNVHGQSRLMGGMLQQASPQVLSMLSNSYPTAGGSLTHKHVQAVNNLGGMSMLNDVNSNDGAPFDVNDFPQLSSRPSSSGGPQGQLGSLRKQGLNPIAQQNQEFSIESEDFPALPGFKGGNGDYSIDLQPKDQLHDGSVSMMQPQHFSMAHSAGYNLGAIYSPFRQQQQQQQHVQSANGSATYLNINNQDLLHLHGSEMFPSPHPTFHSQSSGHPGLGLRPSNFPSSVSGTGSYDQLLQQYQQYHNPSRFFLQQMSRVDQSYRDQGNKLMQSSLAACDPFSLLGLLKVIRMSDPDLTALSLGMDLTTLGLNLNSAENLHKTFGSPWSDEPSKGDPEFTVPQCYYAKQPPPLSYA encoded by the exons ATGCCAGGATCACTTGGGTTGAGGAATACTGCCATGAATAACATTACTTCAGGAGGGACACAACAAGCTGCAGGAAACCTGTCTAGCGGGCGATTTGCATCAAATAATCTTCCAGTTGCGTTTTCTCAA ATATCTCACAACAATGCACATGGTCACTCAGGAATGTCTTCTAAAGGTGGTATGGGTGTTGCTGGAAACCAAGGCTATAGTAGCACTAATGGAGGTGGTGGTTCTGTTCCTGGAATTCTACCGTCCTCTGCTGCTACTGGTAATCGGATGGCTGTACCTGGTTTTGGTGTGTCTCCTGTTCTGGGAAATGCAGTGCCACACATTTCAAGCTCAGTGGGGAACATTGCTGGTGGCGGCAACATTGGCAGAACTATTAACACTGGTGGAGGACTATCGATGCCTGGGTTTTCTTCTCGCATAAATTTATCATTCAATAGTAGTTCTGGAAATCTAAATGTGCATGGGCAATCTAGGCTGATGGGTGGTATGCTTCAACAAG cttCCCCACAGGTGTTATCCATGTTGAGCAATTCTTACCCTACCGCCGGTGGCTCCTTAACTCACAAGCATGTTCAGGCTGTGAATAACCTTGGTGGTATGAGTATGTTAAACGATGTGAATTCCAATGATGGTGCCCCTTTTGATGTTAACGATTTCCCTCAGCTTTCTAGTCGTCCTAGTTCTTCTGGAGGTCCTCAAGGACAACTAG GGTCATTAAGGAAACAAGGTCTTAATCCTATAGCtcaacaaaatcaagaatttagCATTGAGAGTGAAGATTTTCCAGCCTTGCCTGGATTTAAAG GTGGAAATGGTGATTATTCTATTGATTTGCAACCGAAGGATCAACTACATGATGGTTCTGTTTCTATGATGCAGCCACAACATTTTTCT ATGGCGCATTCTGCTGGTTACAATCTGGGAGCAATATACTCTCCTTTTCGGCAACAACAACAGCAACAGCAACATGTTCAATCGGCAAATGGCAGTGCTACCTACTTGAATATTAACAATCAAGATCTACTCCATTTACATGGTTCCGAGATGTTTCCATCTCCACATCCAACCTTCCATTCACAG AGCAGTGGACACCCTGGCCTGGGATTGCGACCTTCTAATTTTCCAAGTTCAGTATCTGGCACAGGGTCATATGACCAGCTCTTGCAACAATATCAGCAGTATCATAATCCATCTCGTTTTTTCCTTCAGCAAATGTCTCGTGTTGACCAATCATACAGGGATCAAGGAAATAAATTAATGCAATCCTCACTGGCTGCTTGCGATCCATTTTCTTTGCTTGGTTTGTTAAAGGTCATAAGAATGAGTGATCCTGATTTGACGGCTCTTTCTCTTGGAATGGACCTAACTACTCTTGGACTGAACTTGAATTCTGCGGAAAATCTCCACAAGACATTTGGCTCCCCATGGTCAGATGAGCCTTCCAAGGGAGATCCTGAATTCACTGTGCCACAGTGTTATTATGCTAAGCAACCACCACCTCTAAGT TATGCCTAA